The window TCGAGGATTACTAGGGTTCCATATGTTAGGATAATGTGAAAAACTAATTCACATCGGAAATTTAAAAGTTTTGCGAGAGTTTATAAGGAGCTGAGCTGCTCCCACTATTGTCAATTAATTGTTAAGGAGTTGTGCTCTATGTCACCCTAATAAATTTATTCATGTATTAGACTTGAAATTTTTCACACATAAAAGGGGATGTGAAAGATTTGAACTATTGTCCCACATCGCATGGTTAAGAAACTTTGCAAAAgtaaaacctcaactttcttcaccaAATTTGATTTGGTAGTGCTTATGGAAATGTATATTTGAAGATGGTAATTAATACCAGAACTGATTTACTAAATACATAAGGACAATCTGGTAGTTTGTATGTAACCATACCCTTGATAGGCTGTTTTGGCATGCAGATATTGTTCTTAAGTTTGTTGATTCCGACAATGTTTTGCAGAAGGAtagtgagaaagagagagagcttgaAGGTGTGTTGAAGGATTTGGCCAATTACAAGGTGCAGCTGGAAGCAAAAGATGCTTCCTACATGCAAGCCCTTCTCAAGCTGCAACACCACGAGTACACAGCGGAGGAACTCTCTGCCCTCCTTGAAAACATCGAGTTTGAGAGAGATAAGTGCGTCGAGGAATGTAAAGAGGCTCGGGCGCAGATATACCAACTCGAATCCAAGGTAAAGGAAATGGGGGATCAGCTGTCTGAGACTCAGAAGGTGAGAGAGCAACTCATGCATGTTTTTAGTGAGTTGAAGGCTACACAATCAGAGCTGCTTGGCATGGAAACAAAACTAGCGGACGCTAGAGATTCGGAGCTAAAAGCTCTAACGCAAGCGGAGCTAATGGAAACAGCTTTCGTGATGGAAAAGGAGAGGGTGGAAGAGCTTCTTAAACATGTCTCCGAGCTAAGTGAAGCCGTGGTTAAGTCAAAGGTTGCTGCTAGTGAAACAGATAAAGAGAAGTTGGCGATATTATCTGCGAAGGATACTGAGATTGAGTTAGCTACACAGGCTGCTCTTCAAGAGCAGGAGCAGCTCGAATATTCTAAGAAACAAACGGTGAAGATGGAGGAGTTGGAGGATCAGCTCCTCGCCAAGTCTTCGTTCATTGAGATGCTTCAGCTGGAGATTAAACAGGTGAATGAAAACCTTAGTTTCTCTAAGATGGCGTCTTCTGATGCGATGAATGACTTGAAGCAGCTGGAAAAAGAGTTAgaagagaaggaaagaaagatCTCGGATCAGGAAGGTTTCATCGAGGGGCTAGAAATGGAACTGAATCAGTTAAAATTGGAGCTTAGTGATGCAAATCAAGTGGCCAACAGCCTGAAGCACGACATTGAAGTTCTTACTGAGGATTTACAGAAAGCAAAAATGCAGCTTGATGAGATGGCGGAAAGGGAAAACAATGCGCAGGTTGAGATAGCAATGCTGGAATCTGAGCTTCATAGAGGGAGGTCAAAAATTGCAGCAGCAGAGGCAGCTGAAGAAAGAACCGAAAATGTTAAATCGGGGCTGTACCTTGCGATTCATCAACTAGTAATAGAAGCCGAGACTGCCAAGATGGAAAACAGAATGTTAAAGCAAGGAGCAGATAGCGCAGACAAAGAAACTGACGAACAATCTCCCCTTTTTGATTCTAATGAAGATGCTGAGGTTTCCAAAACTGGTGAACTTAAGGACGAAGCTGAAGAGCGAAAGGAAGAGAACGATTCCTATGTAACAATTTCATTGAAGGAATACAAGTACTTGGTTAAGAAGGCTGACCAGGCTGATCAAATTCCTTTGTCGTTGGTGGAAGCCTTTAGTCGTCAGTTGAGCTTCAGCACCGCAGGAGATAAGTCTGAGTTGGAACATTTGAAGAAGGAGTTGGAAGCTGCAATGGAAAAAGTTGCGCAATTCAGGAACCGGGCTGAGCAGGCTACTACTAGGGCCGATCTTGCCGAGAGAGCGAAAGAAAGACTAGAGGACCGGATAAGGATTTGGCGAAAGGTGAAGCAAAAGAGAAGAGCTGCTCTTGCTGCGCTTAGGGAGGTGTCTCTTCCTAAACAATTTAGCCCTCCCGCATATGAATCTCCAGATGAAATTAAGCCTCCTGCATATGAATCTCCAGATGAAATTAAGCCTCCTGCATATGAATCTCCAGATGAACTTATGCATAATGCATCACAAGAAACACAAAAACCATATCCGCAATTGTGTGACGTACTTAAAATGAAATTCtagccttctttttttttaagattagaCAAGCTAAATAATTGTTCATGTGAGAAGCACATACTGCTCGTTGAATCCATGTATTCAGTTATCATTATTAATACCATTTTCTTGTTTCTAATGTGCTTTTCCTTTCCAAatgtattccttatgcttccgttTGCACGCGTTCGTCTTCCTTTCTTATTTTTAAGCGATCCGTTTCCTATGTCAGAAGGTTCATTCAAACATTTCAAACGATTGACAATTTGAGTGCTCCGCGAACCCGGCTGCTATTGAAGCCCGAATGGAAGCAAGCCGAATTCGGGAACTAGAAGAAAGCAAGTATGTTCAAAACATAAGTCGGTCGGAATAGTTACATTATTGTTCAAACTTTGCACAAAACCATTGAAGATCATGATTACCATCACAGGTTAACATCTGCAGATATCAAATCATACTTGTGACGTGAGTTCCCCTTTCTCTAAGTTTGACTAGAGGTTCGTGTCCTTGAATCCAAAGTAATTTGTTGAAAAAGATTGTAACATCAGTTGATCTTCACAACCTGTCACATAGACAAAACCTACCACAGCATCTTTACCCTATTAGGGAAATCTAAGCCGGAACGGATTCAATCTGAGGATTAGGAATTATGAAAACTTAAACCCAAAAGTGGGTTAACAGATTTGGACTTAACCAAATTGGCTAGAACAGTGCACTTATTTTTGTAGCCAAATTCTGATTCTCTTTCTCGTAGTTTAAATGAATTTAGCGTTCTATCATTTgtcaaaaaaggaaaaagccGACGTGGGTTTTAGGTTTCGAGCTGTGGCTAGCAGCGTAGCAGGCACGTAGTTGGTAGGAGCCGTAGTGTGAACCTGTGAACTTAATTTTTCTCCATATACTACCACTGACGTCAAGTCTTAAATAAAGTTTGAACTTGAAGGATTTGGAATGCAATTTCAGAAGGGTCTGAAGTCTCTGCACACGGGTGGTGTGGAATTGTTTTACATGCTTGACCATACAAATTGCGTTGTAATTTGACTGGGATAGTCGTAACCCTACTATCGTGGTAAGGACTAAGGAAAAAGGATGTATTagcacttttttttatatatatttttaatttttttttaagaaaaccttGACCAAACGATagaaattttattaataatgaaaaaaatgagCTGCACTTAATCATGGGGACATGAACTTAACTCTTCATAGcataagaaaaaatataaataaaaaatattaataaggaGGATATAAATTTACCCCTCTCGCTCCCTCTGTCTCACTCTCCATTtgtatctctccctctctctctgccaATCTTGTAACAATCCATATGCCTCCTCAAATCATCACCATATCAGCTCTAATTCAAGCTCCACGGTACTGATTTAATTCAACAATCAATCATCAAACCATTGGGTGTGTCTGTGACGGTTTGGCTAATTTGTTcgttgtatttttatttttaattaatagttGACAAAGTTAAATCGCGTTAATTAGTTTGAGAACATGTGTCAAGCAATGAGTTAAAGACACACAGAGATCAGAAAGAGTTTTGGAGGCTGAAGATTTGGACTCGTTTATTACCTTGTAATTTCATTTCCATAATTTATTAACAAATACCTGCAACTTGGGGGTGCAAGCAGTCACTATAAGCGTGTGAGattttagtataaataaattccCTTTCTTTGCTTCTAATTTCCATGATCTTGTCTCCTGTTGTATTATTATCTTTGTTGATCTTTCTTTTGGCTTTTATTTTTCGACCTCAGTCCAAAACCTTATTTTTGAGTGGAATTATTAAATCGCCAATGGCCGGccatcaaaattcaaaacccaATTAAATATTTTCTGGAACTTATGGCTGAGAGTGTAAAAGTAAATTGAGCTGCAAATATATATGATTAAAATCTCTAAATTCATCTCAattattcattaaatataaGAGAAAAAGAACCCATTTCTGTATGTCCAAATT is drawn from Malus domestica chromosome 14, GDT2T_hap1 and contains these coding sequences:
- the LOC103455547 gene encoding WEB family protein At5g55860-like produces the protein MGEIDTKPIEPVQAALCLFEEKNDHRKTRLSGTDKDSEKERELEGVLKDLANYKVQLEAKDASYMQALLKLQHHEYTAEELSALLENIEFERDKCVEECKEARAQIYQLESKVKEMGDQLSETQKVREQLMHVFSELKATQSELLGMETKLADARDSELKALTQAELMETAFVMEKERVEELLKHVSELSEAVVKSKVAASETDKEKLAILSAKDTEIELATQAALQEQEQLEYSKKQTVKMEELEDQLLAKSSFIEMLQLEIKQVNENLSFSKMASSDAMNDLKQLEKELEEKERKISDQEGFIEGLEMELNQLKLELSDANQVANSLKHDIEVLTEDLQKAKMQLDEMAERENNAQVEIAMLESELHRGRSKIAAAEAAEERTENVKSGLYLAIHQLVIEAETAKMENRMLKQGADSADKETDEQSPLFDSNEDAEVSKTGELKDEAEERKEENDSYVTISLKEYKYLVKKADQADQIPLSLVEAFSRQLSFSTAGDKSELEHLKKELEAAMEKVAQFRNRAEQATTRADLAERAKERLEDRIRIWRKVKQKRRAALAALREVSLPKQFSPPAYESPDEIKPPAYESPDEIKPPAYESPDELMHNASQETQKPYPQLCDVLKMKF